A section of the Castanea sativa cultivar Marrone di Chiusa Pesio chromosome 12, ASM4071231v1 genome encodes:
- the LOC142620044 gene encoding uncharacterized protein LOC142620044, with amino-acid sequence MTESTSSATAPTVQPWKNTSSPYFLSSDDNPGVSLVVQPLTEENYSTWSRAILISLDAKTKLVFIDGSIPKPQYVDHPYYTAWCKCNSTVLAWLFNSVSKDLQPSIVYFKTTRDVWIDLQYRNGQGNGPRIFELRKEISSLTQENLTINAYYTKFKGL; translated from the coding sequence ATGACTGAGAGTACTTCTAGTGCTACTGCCCCCACTGTCCAGCCTTGGAAAAATACTTCTAGTCCATATTTCCTATCCAGTGATGATAATCCTGGTGTTTCATTGGTGGTACAACCTCTCACTGAGGAGAATTATAGCACATGGAGTAGGGCAATCCTTATTTCTTTGGATGCCAAGACCAAACTAGTATTCATTGATGGTTCCATTCccaaacctcaatatgttgatCATCCCTATTACACAGCTTGGTGTAAATGTAACAGCACAGTTTTGGCTTGGTTATTTAATTCTGTTTCTAAGGATTTACAACCAAGTATAGTTTATTTCAAGACTACCAGAGATGTGTGGATTGATTTACAGTACAGAAATGGACAAGGCAATGGACCTAGAATTTTTGAGTTGAGAAAGGAGATTAGTTCTTTGACTCAAGAAAATTTAACCATCAATGCATATTACACCAAATTTAAGGGACTTTAG
- the LOC142619968 gene encoding uncharacterized protein LOC142619968: MQKLCLPFKNPKNSNSLFFSLPLKNPTKTLLSHSFKTLISMPANIFPNPTSPSSSLSKKPFTTITSSSLSSRFFVSVKPRNCCLCRCGIDKRRPFRAWVVLKDGLTGSRVAWTHTRTDGSVSVSAENGSEDLESVDGGEGEKGLEEKPGRMSGGGSGSRRQRSSSGGVVVGNPDLLAIPGVGPRNLRKLVEKGIGGVAELKQLYKDKFFGKSSQKMVEYLQSSVGIIHKNHAESITTYIKDSVDEELKEDSSNSDVKPAQKKRLTFCVEGNISVGKTTFLQRIANETLELRDLVEIVPEPIDKWQDIGPDHFNILDAFYAEPERYAYTFQNYVFVTRVMQERESSGGIKPLRLMERSVFSDRMVFVRAVHEANWMNEMEISIYDSWFDPVVSCLPGLIPDGFIYLRASPDTCHKRMKLRKREEEGGVSLKYLHDLHEKHESWLFPFQSGNHGVLSVSKLPFHMDSSLHPDIRDRVFYLEGNHMHSSIQKVPALVLDCEPNIDFSKDIEAKRQYARQVAEFFEFVKKKNEVASTKAGEGATSGQPQVLMPHNSGLWVPDGKNFPESALKSLDFRRAMSFMSGQ, encoded by the exons atgcAGAAGCTTTGTTTACCTTTCAAAAACCCTAAGAACAGTAACAGCTTGttcttttctctccctctcaaaaaCCCCACAAAAACCCTTCTTTCCCATAGCTTCAAAACTCTTATTTCAATGCCCGCTAACATTTTCCCCAACCCcacttctccttcttcttctctttccaAAAAACCCTTTACTACTATTACTTCTAGTTCTCTATCCTCTCGCTTCTTTGTCTCTGTAAAGCCTAGAAATTGCTGTTTATGCCGCTGTGGAATCGATAAAAGACGACCCTTTAGAGCTTGGGTTGTGTTGAAGGATGGTCTGACAGGGTCCAGGGTGGCGTGGACTCACACCCGCACTGATGGGTCGGTGTCGGTTTCAGCTGAAAACGGTTCTGAGGATTTGGAGAGTGTCGATGGAGGCGAAGGCGAAAAGGGGTTGGAAGAAAAGCCAGGGAGAATgagtggtggtggtagtgggaGTAGGAGGCAGAGGAGTTCAAGTGGTGGTGTGGTGGTGGGGAACCCGGATTTGCTGGCGATTCCTGGGGTGGGGCCGAGGAATTTGAGGAAGCTGGTGGAGAAGGGGATTGGGGGAGTGGCTGAGCTGAAGCAATTGTACAAAGATAAG TTCTTTGGCAAATCTAGTCAGAAGATGGTTGAGTATCTACAGAGTTCTGTAGGAATCATACACAAAAACCACGCTGAGAGTATAACTACGTACATCAAAGATAGTGTTGATGAAGAATTGAAGGAGGACAGTTCAAACTCAGATGTAAAGCCGGCCCAGAAGAAACGACTTACTTTCTGTGTTGAGGGAAATATAAGTGTTGGGAAGACAACTTTCCTTCAGAGAATAGCTAATGAAACACTTGAGCTACGTGATCTTGTTGAGATTGTTCCAGAGCCTATTGACAAGTGGCAGGATATTGGACCTGACCACTTTAATATATTGGATGCTTTTTATGCGGAGCCTGAGAGGTATGCCTATACCTTCCAGAATTATGTTTTTGTCACAAGGGTTATGCAAGAGAGAGAATCATCTGGTGGTATCAAGCCCCTCAGATTGATGGAAAGGAGTGTTTTCAGTGACAGGATG GTGTTTGTACGAGCTGTTCATGAGGCTAATTGGATGAATGAGATGGAGATCAGCATTTATGACTCATGGTTTGATCCAGTTGTATCATGCTTACCTGGGCTTATTCCCGACGGTTTTATATATCTTCGAGCAAGTCCTGATACTTGCCACAAGCGAATGAAGCTACGTAAAAGAGAAGAGGAGGGTGGAGTCTCCCTAAAGTATCTCCATGACCTGCACGAAAAGCATGAGAGCTGGCTTTTCCCCTTCCAAAGTGGAAATCATGGTGTATTATCTGTCAGTAAGCTACCCTTTCATATGGATAGCTCATTACATCCTGATATAAGGGACCGTGTGTTCTATTTGGAGGGTAATCATATGCATTCAAGTATCCAGAAG GTTCCTGCTTTGGTTCTTGACTGTGAACCCAACATTGATTTCAGCAAAGACATTGAAGCAAAGAGGCA GTATGCACGCCAGGTTGCAGAGTTCTTtgaatttgtgaagaaaaagaacGAAGTTGCATCTACGAAAGCTGGTGAAGGTGCAACTAGTGGCCAGCCACAGGTGCTGATGCCACATAACAGTGGACTATGGGTACCTGATGGGAAGAATTTTCCAGAGTCAGCCCTCAAGTCTTTGGATTTCAGACGAGCCATGTCGTTCATGTCAGGCCAGTAA
- the LOC142618989 gene encoding DEAD-box ATP-dependent RNA helicase FANCM has translation MTSIIEEDDDGFDWEAAVREIDVACATATATANANTNAKPSTSTSEQSSHFAPPETPKFQSCSTSYTNNNNNKKQGRQSTLDKFVSKSGPPRPPQYRHQAQDFVEIDRDCFDGGDELSCGIDIDAHAAQTWIYPVNIPLRDYQFAITKKALFSNTLVALPTGLGKTLIAAVVMFNYFRWFPDGKIVFAAPSRPLVMQQIEACHNIVGIPQEWTIDMTGQISPTKRAGFWKTKRVFFVTPQVLEKDIQSGTCLVKYLVCLVIDEAHRAMGNYSYCVAVRELMAVPVQLRILALTATPGSKQQTIQQIIDNLYISTLEYRNESDNDVSPYVHNRKIELIQVAMGQDAVEVNNKLSEVIRPIVARLCAVGILNRDYQTLSPCELLNLRDKFRQAPPPNLPHIKYNEVEGYFGVLITLYHIRKLLSSHGIRPAYEMLEEKLKQGFFARFMSKNEDIRKAKLLMQQNLSHGAPSPKLSKMLEVLLDHFKTKDPQSSRVIIFSNFRGSVRDIMEALANIGDLVKATQFIGQSSGKALKGQSQKVQQAVLEKFRAGGYNVIVATSIGEEGLDIMEVDLVICFDANVSPLRMIQRMGRTGRKHDGRVVVLACEGSELKGYMRKQANGKAVRKHMRNGGMHSFNFHSSPRMIPHVYKPEVQFVELSIEQFVPRGKKVKDDHAIQTSVFEEKLTVAETTLIAKYYPTGENIWTPSLIAFPHFQTFPSRVHKVMHANRTGMLIDMMQRLQGLSFSGDSEATVVEDEIILGKSLVVDAAEQHDPETKGLLVSVDSPSIESQREVFDVSPRQILKTKEKHSVPDFCGQDPPLHSYLFGSDYVSVDAFGKVLILSVPLLPFKVVSHAKCTTARSDKLSNYLKQDSCHLRTSIEDKELTMQATAVGEITSLTRCIENETLPKSGLCDADVQQEKKLDGIENIPETPILKGNPSNEGDSGGEMPDATEIKAPLLVDDECGNDFIDVELSPRLTNLIKSGIVPESPINNRGLLNGKNTNEFLVTDFVSPAQLRTASILNSPSPERNGTVIRRNSSVSPINNVIQTPVSKLKNNVHIRGCTSTAPGIEEAQTPFANLTNTSCSKDWLLSSGEKSESIEQRRKLKRLRKVGDCGKSRNLKSVKENSVPIANLARSFSSPFRNKCVRGKKNPVIGGRAFIEEEAEVSSDADISDDEEDEQDNNSNDSFIDDRINPTAASTQAESCRVDMMAIYRRSLLSQSPMHRQPNCSATLTPDSLASMARISESGSGISSGKTLYSLQTPQTESANGLAGRYSDSSQMCRISSQVVPCTTNVSSIGKQEIESRKRKLSFHLSESVPKINLEPQFMLQSDATGRDSFQHHNTNGDANEDAFYDDQFYEGLDLDAMEAQATLLFKQKSDLSIKKQEIIPQLHTHNPSLISSPSFDLGI, from the exons ATGACCTCAATTATCGAAGAAGACGACGAC ggttttgattgggAAGCAGCCGTTAGAGAAATCGACGTGGCTTgcgccaccgccaccgccaccgccaaTGCGAACACGAACGCGAAGCCTTCGACTTCTACTTCTGAGCAATCTTCCCATTTTGCCCCTCCCGAAACTCCCAAATTCCAATCTTGTTCTACTTCatacaccaacaacaacaacaacaaaaaacaaggTCGGCAATCGACGCTCGACAAGTTCGTATCCAAGTCGGGCCCACCGAGACCGCCACAGTATCGTCATCAAGCTCAGGATTTCGTCGAAATCGATCGAGATTGCTTCGACGGTGGCGATGAGCTCAGCTGCGGCATTGACATTGATGCTCACGCAGCTCAAACTTGGATTTACCCag TTAATATTCCTCTTCGTGATTATCAATTTGCTATCACCAAGAAAGCattattttcaaatacattGGTGGCATTGCCAACGGGGCTTGGGAAGACACTTATTGCTGCAGTCGTTATGTTTAACTACTTCAGATGGTTTCCTGATG GAAAAATAGTCTTTGCCGCTCCCTCTCGACCTCTTGTCATGCAACAGATTGAAGCATGTCATAATATTGTGGGAATTCCTCAA GAATGGACAATTGATATGACGGGTCAGATAAGTCCTACAAAAAGAGCAGGCTTTTGGAAAACAAAACGAGTTTTCTTTGTTACTCCACAAGTGCTGGAAAAGGATATTCAGTCTG GTACATGCTTGGTGAAATACTTGGTGTGTTTGGTGATTGATGAAGCTCATCGAGCAATGGGAAATTACTCTTATTGTGTTGCAGTTCGTGAG ttaatggCTGTACCAGTGCAACTGAGAATACTAGCTTTGACGGCAACACCAGGAT CAAAGCAGCAGACCATCCAGCAAATTATTGATAACTTATATATCTCAACTCTTGAATATCGTAATGAAAGTGATAATGACGTTAGCCCATATGTGCACAACAGAAAGATAGAGTTGATTCAG GTTGCAATGGGGCAAGATGCAGTAGAAGTTAATAATAAGCTCTCAGAAGTAATACGTCCAATAGTAGCCAGGCTTTGCGCTGTTGGAATTCTCAATAGAGACTATCAAACT TTGAGCCCATGTGAGTTACTTAACCTGAGGGATAAATTTCGTCAGGCACCCCCTCCAAATCTTCCCCATATTAAGTACAATGAAGTGGAAGGATATTTTGGAGTTCTTATTACTCTCTACCACATTCGTAAGCTACTCTCAAGCCATGGGATAAGACCAGCATATGAAATGCTTGAAGAAAAGTTGAAACAGGG GTTTTTTGCAAGGTTTATGAGTAAAAATGAAGATATTCGGAAAGCaaagctcttaatgcagcaaaATCTGTCTCACGGTGCACCAAGTCCCAAATTGTCCAAAATGTTAGAAGTACTACTTGATCATTTCA AAACAAAGGATCCACAAAGCTCAAGGGtaattattttctcaaattttaggGGAAGTGTCAG GGACATAATGGAAGCACTAGCGAATATTGGGGATTTAGTTAAAGCAACCCAGTTTATTGGCCAAAGCTCAG GAAAAGCATTGAAAGGCCAGTCACAAAAAGTTCAACAAGCTGTTTTGGAG AAATTTCGGGCTGGTGGATACAATGTCATTGTTGCCACATCAATTGGTGAAGAAGGCTTGGATATCATGGAAGTTGATCTTGTAATATGTTTTGATGCTAATGTCTCACCATTGAGAATGATTCAGCGCATGGGGAGAACTGGAAGAAAGCATGATGGACGAGTCG TAGTTTTAGCTTGTGAAGGGTCAGAATTGAAGGGTTACATGCGAAAGCAGGCAAACGGCAAGGCTGTTAGAAAGCACATGCGAAATGGGGGGATGCACAGCTTCAATTTTCATTCTAGTCCTAGGATG ATTCCACATGTTTACAAACCCGAAGTCCAATTTGTTGAGCTGTCAATTGAACAATTTGTTCCTCGTGGAAAGAAAGTGAAAGATGACCATGCCATTCAGACATCTGTGTTCGAAGAAAAACTAACTGTTGCTGAAACTACTTTAATTGCCAAGTATTACCCTACCGGTGAAAACATATGGACACCATCTCTTATTGCTTTTCCTCACTTCCAGACATTTCCTTCCAGAGTGCATAAAGTAATGCACGCAAATAGAACTGGGATGCTGATTGACATGATGCAACGTTTGCAAGGACTATCATTTTCTGGAGATAGTGAAGCCACTGTTGTTGAG GATGAAATCATTCTTGGAAAGAGCTTGGTAGTTGATGCAGCTGAACAACACGACCCTGAAACAAAAG GTTTGCTGGTTTCTGTTGATTCTCCAAGCATAGAGTCTCAAAGAGAAGTATTTGATGTATCACCTAGGCAGatcttaaaaacaaaagagaaacaCAGTGTGCCTGATTTTTGTGGCCAAGATCCTCCTTTGCACTCATACCTCTTTGGTTCAGATTATGTATCTGTTGATGCTTTTGGAAAGGTCTTAATTTTATCTGTCCCATTACTTCCTTTTAAAGTAGTGTCACATGCTAAGTGTACAACTGCACGCAGTGACAAGTTGTCAAATTATTTAAAGCAAGATTCTTGCCATTTGAGAACTTCAATTGAAGACAAGGAACTGACTATGCAAGCTACTGCTGTTGGAGAAATAACTTCTCTGACAAGATGCATAGAGAATGAGACTCTGCCAAAATCTGGATTATGCGATGCTGATGTCCAGCAAGAAAAGAAGTTGGATGGGATTGAGAATATTCCTGAAACACCAATTTTAAAGGGAAATCCGTCAAATGAAGGAGATAGTGGTGGTGAGATGCCTGATGCTACGGAAATCAAGGCACCCTTGCTTGTGGATGATGAATGCGGTAATGATTTCATAGATGTTGAGCTTAGTCCGCGACTGACAAATTTGATCAAAAGCGGTATTGTTCCAGAGTCCCCAATCAACAATAGAG GCTTATTGAATGGTAAAAACACAAATGAGTTTCTTGTTACAGACTTTGTTTCTCCTGCCCAGTTGCGTACCGCATCAATATTGAATTCTCCAAGTCCAGAAAGAAATGGAACGGTTATCAGAAGAAATAGCTCTGTTTCTCCTATTAATAATGTGATTCAAACTCCTGTATCtaagttgaaaaataatgtCCATATAAGAGGATGTACATCCACTGCTCCAGGTATTGAGGAAGCCCAAACTCCCTTTGCAAACTTGACAAACACTAGCTGTAGCAAAGATTGGCTTTTAAGTTCTGGAGAAAAGTCAGAAAGTATTGAACAGAGGCGCAAGCTTAAAAGGTTGCGTAAGGTTGGAGATTGTGGTAAAAGTAGGAATCTGAAAAGCGTCAAAGAAAATAGTGTTCCAATAGCAAACCTTGCCAGATCATTTTCAAGTCCTTTCCGAAATAAGTGTGTCAGAG GTAAAAAGAATCCAGTTATTGGTGGCAGAGCCTTCATTGAGGAGGAAGCTGA GGTGTCTTCAGATGCTGATATATCTGATGATGAGGAAGATGAGCAGGACAACAATTCAAATGATAGTTTTATAGATGACAGGATCAATCCAACAGCAGCAAGTACGCAAGCTGAAAGTTGCAGAGTTGACATGATGGCAATCTacag GCGCTCTTTGCTCAGCCAGTCACCAATGCACAGGCAGCCTAATTGTTCTGCCACTTTAACTCCTGATTCTTTGGCTTCAATGGCCAGGATAAGTGAAAGTGGAAGTGGAATTTCCTCAGGCAAAACCTTGTACTCTCTCCAGACTCCTCAAACTGAATCTGCAAATGGGTTAGCTGGTAGATATTCAGACTCCTCTCAAATGTGCAGGATCTCCTCACAAGTTGTGCCTTGTACAACCAATGTTTCCTCAATAGGAAAACAGGAGATTGAAAGTCGAAAAAGGAAATTGAGTTTTCATCTATCTGAATCTGTTCCTAAAATTAATCTAGAGCCACAATTCATGCTCCAATCTGATGCTACTGGAAGAGATTCATTTCAGCATCACAACACAAATGGGGATGCGAACGAGGATGCATTTTATGATGATCAGTTTTACGAAGGTCTAGACCTTGATGCAATGGAGGCACAGGCTACTTTGCTTTTCAAACAGAAATCTGATTTGTCAATAAAAAAGCAAGAGATAATTCCtcaattacacacacacaatccTAGTCTCATCAGTTCTCCATCATTTGATCTTGGGATATGA